In Polypterus senegalus isolate Bchr_013 chromosome 12, ASM1683550v1, whole genome shotgun sequence, the following are encoded in one genomic region:
- the bnc1 gene encoding zinc finger protein basonuclin-1 isoform X2, with translation MSRVSLLMDHQAICCTLINCTCEGFQPSRIKRRQCEICKHGWVAHALSKLKVHHLYQGSQVEIVQSNVVFDISSLMLYGTQAIPVRLKILLDRLFSVLKQEEVIHILNALDWTLQDYIRGYVLQDVSGKVLDRWAIMTYEEEIATLQQFLRFGETKSIVELMVIQDKEGQAVVIPSTRTNSDIRAFIENSSHRSPAVSTNMEKINSSNIHHFENFINNMAFMLPFQFLSPLPAPLIGSPPDAFLLDSASKPNYKIKPDIQIPNAESSLLLPGTASYASSSDRNGCSSEPGTKVEAEDFPGSDDFSDNPSTPCNASISSEIAQISPEGKLRSPDKGSGGPKKGRVFCSACEKTFYDKGTLKIHYNAVHLKIKHKCTIEGCNMVFSSLRSRNRHSANPNPRLHMPMNRNNRDKDLRSNLTSEADKRPEFNTVTSTDSRSVPSYMIPCPEPKMQNSLPSSGHGGILFPNLKTVQPVLPFYRSLVTPAELANTPASLPSLPLISSSVPEPPAAMEPSSDPIPKKKSRKSSMPIKIEKEVVDTADECAEDGDSDEEIPLQIRGSDEHENGEDSYETETIVKVDGSVIHSTEKEHSVSSIHGQVIAKMSASIEEEQEQEFYHMENHFLRAQGDSVITSTAPSDRKQREQHDGVKPMSMSKMENYMEKQLCNKDSDSHYMENEHRLQNGGFYRILTNNKETLPLGLDETQSMAYTDLHGVAIDKETLHYCEICDKTFKNQYSVKMHYRNVHLKELHMCSVDGCNAAFPSRRSRDRHSANMNLHHKLLTKDQYGASGTHCFSPAPCRDLDKDFQPDFRLKEYIGQTSVILKGSNRMGLVFPMSKTGESCLAMQKEDAAEEETVLDLSTSSMSKSESSLHCSWDSDCGSEEGISLDESVESPESLNLTSKEESPPNLPVTEKTSDCLVFHLPSSSPITCHICQKVYSNKGTFRAHYKTVHLRQLHKCKIPGCNTMFSSVRSRNRHSQNPNLHRNLGSSTCDEHI, from the exons gCCATCTGCTGTACCCTGATAAATTGTACTTGTGAAGGTTTTCAACCTAGTAGAATTAAAAGACGACAATGTGAAATCTGCAAGCATGGCTGGGTAGCACATG CCTTAAGCAAGCTAAAAGTGCATCACCTATATCAGGGGAGTCAGGTGGAGATCGTTCAGTCAAATGTGGTGTTTGATATTTCTAGCCTGATGCTCTATGGAACCCAAGCAATTCCAGTTCGACTTAAAATTCTGCTCGACCGCCTTTTTAGTGTTTTGAAACAAGAGGAAGTCATTCACATCCTAAACGCACTAGACTGGACCCTGCAGGATTACATCCGTGGATATGTACTGCAG gaTGTATCCGGAAAAGTGCTGGACCGTTGGGCTATTATGACCTATGAGGAAGAAATTGCAACGTTACAACAATTTCTTCGTTTTGGAGAAACCAAATCAATCGTTGAGCTCATGGTTATTCAAGACAAGGAAGGACAGGCAGTCGTCATACCCAGCACAAGAACTAATTCAGACATTCGAGCTTTTATTGAAAACAGCAGCCACAGGAGTCCTGCTGTGTCTACcaacatggaaaaaataaactCTAGCAACATTCACCACTTTGAAAATTTTATTAACAACATGGCCTTCATGTTGCCATTTCAGTTTCTTAGCCCTCTCCCAGCCCCACTAATTGGCTCTCCACCTGATGCTTTTCTTCTTGATTCTGCTTCAAAACCAAACTATAAAATCAAACCTGACATTCAAATTCCCAACGCCGAATCCAGTCTCCTTTTGCCTGGCACAGCTTCATATGCATCTAGCAGTGACAGGAATGGATGTTCCTCTGAACCTGGCACCAAAGTAGAAGCCGAGGACTTTCCTGGCAGTGATGATTTTTCAGATAACCCTTCAACTCCATGTAATGCATCTATAAGTTCTGAGATCGCCCAGATTTCTCCTGAGGGTAAGCTGCGGTCTCCAGACAAAGGTAGTGGAGGGCCAAAAAAGGGTCGGGTTTTCTGCAGTGCTTGCGAAAAGACATTTTATGATAAAGGCACTCTCAAGATTCACTACAACGCAGTTCATCTAAAGATCAAGCATAAGTGTACAATTGAAGGCTGCAACATGGTGTTCAGCTCCTTACGGAGCCGTAATCGCCATAGTGCCAATCCAAACCCCCGCCTGCACATGCCCATGAACAGAAACAACAGGGATAAAGATCTGAGAAGTAACCTAACAAGTGAGGCCGATAAAAGACCAGAGTTTAATACAGTCACATCAACGGACAGCAGGTCGGTTCCAAGTTATATGATTCCGTGCCCAGAGCCTAAAATGCAGAACAGCTTGCCTAGCAGTGGTCACGGTGGGATTCTGTTTCCAAATCTGAAGACTGTGCAGCCCGTTCTTCCATTTTATCGCAGCCTAGTGACCCCTGCAGAGCTAGCGAACACTCCAGCTTCTCTGCCTTCATTACCACTGATTTCATCATCTGTCCCGGAACCACCTGCAGCCATGGAACCTTCCTCTGAtccaattccaaagaaaaaatccCGCAAATCTAGCATGCctattaaaattgaaaaagaagtTGTCGACACTGCAGATGAGTGTGCCGAAGACGGTGATTCAGATGAGGAGATTCCCTTGCAGATCAGAGGAAGCGATGAACATGAAAACGGCGAGGACTCCTATGAAACCGAAACAATTGTCAAAGTTGATGGATCAGTCATCCATTCAACTGAGAAAGAACATTCAGTATCTTCAATCCATGGTCAAGTAATTGCGAAAATGTCTGCAAGCATTGAGGAGGAACAAGAACAAGAGTTCTATCATATGGAAAACCATTTTCTCCGTGCTCAAGGAGACAGCGTTATTACAAGCACAGCACCATCAGACAGGAAGCAAAGAGAGCAACATGATGGTGTGAAACCCATGTCAATGTCCAAAATGGAAAATTATATGGAGAAACAGCTGTGCAACAAAGACAGTGATAGTCATTACATGGAGAATGAACACAGGTTGCAGAATGGAGGCTTCTACCGCATTTTAACCAACAATAAGGAAACCCTACCTTTGGGCCTCGATGAAACTCAGAGCATGGCATACACAGATTTGCATGGCGTAGCCATTGACAAAGAAACCCTTCATTACTGTGAGATCTGTGATAAGACTTTTAAGAATCAGTACAGTGTAAAAATGCATTACCGTAATGTGCACCTGAAGGAATTGCACATGTGTTCTGTCGATGGCTGCAACGCAGCCTTCCCTTCTAGGAGAAGCAGAGACAG GCACAGCGCTAACATGAATCTGCATCACAAGCTGTTGACCAAAGACCAATATGGAGCTTCAGGTACTCACTGCTTCAGCCCCGCACCTTGCAGAGATTTAGATAAAGACTTTCAGCCAGATTTCAGATTAAAAGAATATATTGGCCAGACATCTGTGATCTTGAAAGGAAGTAACAGGATGGGTCTGGTTTTTCCCATGAGTAAAACTGGGGAGAGCTGCCTGGCTATGCAGAAGGAAGATGCCGCAGAGGAAGAGACTGTGTTAGACTTGAGCACGTCTTCCATGTCCAAATCAGAGAGCAGCTTACACTGCTCCTGGGACTCGGACTGTGGGAGTGAGGAAGGTATCTCCTTGGATGAAAGTGTGGAAAGTCCTGAAAGTTTAAACTTGACATCCAAAGAGGAATCTCCCCCAAACTTGCCAGTGACCGAGAAGACAAGTGACTGCCTCGTGTTTCACTTGCCATCCAGCTCGCCAATAACATGCCATATCTGCCAAAAAGTATACAGTAACAAAGGGACATTCAGGGCTCATTATAAAACGGTGCACCTTCGTCAGCTTCACAAGTGTAAAATCCCGGGGTGCAATACAATGTTCTCCTCAGTACGCAGCCGCAACCGGCACAGCCAGAACCCCAATTTACATCGAAATCTGGGGAGCAGTACATGTGATGAACATATATGA
- the bnc1 gene encoding zinc finger protein basonuclin-1 isoform X3: MWCQSTRLGYAICCTLINCTCEGFQPSRIKRRQCEICKHGWVAHALSKLKVHHLYQGSQVEIVQSNVVFDISSLMLYGTQAIPVRLKILLDRLFSVLKQEEVIHILNALDWTLQDYIRGYVLQDVSGKVLDRWAIMTYEEEIATLQQFLRFGETKSIVELMVIQDKEGQAVVIPSTRTNSDIRAFIENSSHRSPAVSTNMEKINSSNIHHFENFINNMAFMLPFQFLSPLPAPLIGSPPDAFLLDSASKPNYKIKPDIQIPNAESSLLLPGTASYASSSDRNGCSSEPGTKVEAEDFPGSDDFSDNPSTPCNASISSEIAQISPEGKLRSPDKGSGGPKKGRVFCSACEKTFYDKGTLKIHYNAVHLKIKHKCTIEGCNMVFSSLRSRNRHSANPNPRLHMPMNRNNRDKDLRSNLTSEADKRPEFNTVTSTDSRSVPSYMIPCPEPKMQNSLPSSGHGGILFPNLKTVQPVLPFYRSLVTPAELANTPASLPSLPLISSSVPEPPAAMEPSSDPIPKKKSRKSSMPIKIEKEVVDTADECAEDGDSDEEIPLQIRGSDEHENGEDSYETETIVKVDGSVIHSTEKEHSVSSIHGQVIAKMSASIEEEQEQEFYHMENHFLRAQGDSVITSTAPSDRKQREQHDGVKPMSMSKMENYMEKQLCNKDSDSHYMENEHRLQNGGFYRILTNNKETLPLGLDETQSMAYTDLHGVAIDKETLHYCEICDKTFKNQYSVKMHYRNVHLKELHMCSVDGCNAAFPSRRSRDRHSANMNLHHKLLTKDQYGASGTHCFSPAPCRDLDKDFQPDFRLKEYIGQTSVILKGSNRMGLVFPMSKTGESCLAMQKEDAAEEETVLDLSTSSMSKSESSLHCSWDSDCGSEEGISLDESVESPESLNLTSKEESPPNLPVTEKTSDCLVFHLPSSSPITCHICQKVYSNKGTFRAHYKTVHLRQLHKCKIPGCNTMFSSVRSRNRHSQNPNLHRNLGSSTCDEHI; the protein is encoded by the exons gCCATCTGCTGTACCCTGATAAATTGTACTTGTGAAGGTTTTCAACCTAGTAGAATTAAAAGACGACAATGTGAAATCTGCAAGCATGGCTGGGTAGCACATG CCTTAAGCAAGCTAAAAGTGCATCACCTATATCAGGGGAGTCAGGTGGAGATCGTTCAGTCAAATGTGGTGTTTGATATTTCTAGCCTGATGCTCTATGGAACCCAAGCAATTCCAGTTCGACTTAAAATTCTGCTCGACCGCCTTTTTAGTGTTTTGAAACAAGAGGAAGTCATTCACATCCTAAACGCACTAGACTGGACCCTGCAGGATTACATCCGTGGATATGTACTGCAG gaTGTATCCGGAAAAGTGCTGGACCGTTGGGCTATTATGACCTATGAGGAAGAAATTGCAACGTTACAACAATTTCTTCGTTTTGGAGAAACCAAATCAATCGTTGAGCTCATGGTTATTCAAGACAAGGAAGGACAGGCAGTCGTCATACCCAGCACAAGAACTAATTCAGACATTCGAGCTTTTATTGAAAACAGCAGCCACAGGAGTCCTGCTGTGTCTACcaacatggaaaaaataaactCTAGCAACATTCACCACTTTGAAAATTTTATTAACAACATGGCCTTCATGTTGCCATTTCAGTTTCTTAGCCCTCTCCCAGCCCCACTAATTGGCTCTCCACCTGATGCTTTTCTTCTTGATTCTGCTTCAAAACCAAACTATAAAATCAAACCTGACATTCAAATTCCCAACGCCGAATCCAGTCTCCTTTTGCCTGGCACAGCTTCATATGCATCTAGCAGTGACAGGAATGGATGTTCCTCTGAACCTGGCACCAAAGTAGAAGCCGAGGACTTTCCTGGCAGTGATGATTTTTCAGATAACCCTTCAACTCCATGTAATGCATCTATAAGTTCTGAGATCGCCCAGATTTCTCCTGAGGGTAAGCTGCGGTCTCCAGACAAAGGTAGTGGAGGGCCAAAAAAGGGTCGGGTTTTCTGCAGTGCTTGCGAAAAGACATTTTATGATAAAGGCACTCTCAAGATTCACTACAACGCAGTTCATCTAAAGATCAAGCATAAGTGTACAATTGAAGGCTGCAACATGGTGTTCAGCTCCTTACGGAGCCGTAATCGCCATAGTGCCAATCCAAACCCCCGCCTGCACATGCCCATGAACAGAAACAACAGGGATAAAGATCTGAGAAGTAACCTAACAAGTGAGGCCGATAAAAGACCAGAGTTTAATACAGTCACATCAACGGACAGCAGGTCGGTTCCAAGTTATATGATTCCGTGCCCAGAGCCTAAAATGCAGAACAGCTTGCCTAGCAGTGGTCACGGTGGGATTCTGTTTCCAAATCTGAAGACTGTGCAGCCCGTTCTTCCATTTTATCGCAGCCTAGTGACCCCTGCAGAGCTAGCGAACACTCCAGCTTCTCTGCCTTCATTACCACTGATTTCATCATCTGTCCCGGAACCACCTGCAGCCATGGAACCTTCCTCTGAtccaattccaaagaaaaaatccCGCAAATCTAGCATGCctattaaaattgaaaaagaagtTGTCGACACTGCAGATGAGTGTGCCGAAGACGGTGATTCAGATGAGGAGATTCCCTTGCAGATCAGAGGAAGCGATGAACATGAAAACGGCGAGGACTCCTATGAAACCGAAACAATTGTCAAAGTTGATGGATCAGTCATCCATTCAACTGAGAAAGAACATTCAGTATCTTCAATCCATGGTCAAGTAATTGCGAAAATGTCTGCAAGCATTGAGGAGGAACAAGAACAAGAGTTCTATCATATGGAAAACCATTTTCTCCGTGCTCAAGGAGACAGCGTTATTACAAGCACAGCACCATCAGACAGGAAGCAAAGAGAGCAACATGATGGTGTGAAACCCATGTCAATGTCCAAAATGGAAAATTATATGGAGAAACAGCTGTGCAACAAAGACAGTGATAGTCATTACATGGAGAATGAACACAGGTTGCAGAATGGAGGCTTCTACCGCATTTTAACCAACAATAAGGAAACCCTACCTTTGGGCCTCGATGAAACTCAGAGCATGGCATACACAGATTTGCATGGCGTAGCCATTGACAAAGAAACCCTTCATTACTGTGAGATCTGTGATAAGACTTTTAAGAATCAGTACAGTGTAAAAATGCATTACCGTAATGTGCACCTGAAGGAATTGCACATGTGTTCTGTCGATGGCTGCAACGCAGCCTTCCCTTCTAGGAGAAGCAGAGACAG GCACAGCGCTAACATGAATCTGCATCACAAGCTGTTGACCAAAGACCAATATGGAGCTTCAGGTACTCACTGCTTCAGCCCCGCACCTTGCAGAGATTTAGATAAAGACTTTCAGCCAGATTTCAGATTAAAAGAATATATTGGCCAGACATCTGTGATCTTGAAAGGAAGTAACAGGATGGGTCTGGTTTTTCCCATGAGTAAAACTGGGGAGAGCTGCCTGGCTATGCAGAAGGAAGATGCCGCAGAGGAAGAGACTGTGTTAGACTTGAGCACGTCTTCCATGTCCAAATCAGAGAGCAGCTTACACTGCTCCTGGGACTCGGACTGTGGGAGTGAGGAAGGTATCTCCTTGGATGAAAGTGTGGAAAGTCCTGAAAGTTTAAACTTGACATCCAAAGAGGAATCTCCCCCAAACTTGCCAGTGACCGAGAAGACAAGTGACTGCCTCGTGTTTCACTTGCCATCCAGCTCGCCAATAACATGCCATATCTGCCAAAAAGTATACAGTAACAAAGGGACATTCAGGGCTCATTATAAAACGGTGCACCTTCGTCAGCTTCACAAGTGTAAAATCCCGGGGTGCAATACAATGTTCTCCTCAGTACGCAGCCGCAACCGGCACAGCCAGAACCCCAATTTACATCGAAATCTGGGGAGCAGTACATGTGATGAACATATATGA